From Qipengyuania psychrotolerans:
ATGCCGCTCTGATCGAAAACGCTGACAAAGATGGCCGCGAAGCTGCCGAATAGGCGTCAGCGCTCGTAGACGATCTTCCCGTTCACCACGGTCATCACGATCTGGCCCCTGAGGATGGCTGCCGGGTCTTGCTGGGCCAGCGCGAACGGATCGATATCCATGACCGTCAGATCGGCCCAGCGGCCCGGCTTGATAATCCCTGTCTCGGCTTCGCGGAAGCCTGCGTAGGCTGACCATGAGGTGTAGGCCCGCAGTGCCTCTTCGATCGTCACTGCCTCGTCCGGATACCAGCCGCCTGCGGGCTGCAATTGCTTGTCGCGGCGCGTTACTGCGGCGTGCAGGCCGTAGAAGATGCTGTGATCGGACCCGGGATTGTCGGCATTGAATGTCAGGCGCGCACCGTTGCGGCGAAGGGTGCGCCAGGCATAGGCACCCCTTATCCTCTCTGCGCCGAGCCGGTCCTCGGCCCAGGTCTTGTCTTCGACCGCATGAGGCGGCTCCATCGAGGCGATGACGCCCAGTTCGGCGAAGCGGTCCATGTCTTCCGGAGCGATGACCTGCGCATGTTCGATCCGGTGACGCCCCTGCCGTGCGTCCGGGAATTGCGAAAATGCGGCTTCGATGATGCCAAGCGCTTCGCGGTTCCCAGCATCGCCGATGGCATGGATCCCGACCTGGAAACCGGCCTCCATGGCTGCGGCGTTGAGACCGCGGTCGAAACCGTATCCGCTGCCGCTGACCCCGCGATGCCCGGGCCGGTCGGCATAATCTTTCAGCAGGCGCGCTCCGCGTGAACCCAGAGCGCCGTCGTAATATGCCTTGACCGCACGGGTCACCAGCATGGAATCCGCATCGCTGTCGGGTCCCTTGGCGATCCAGCGCCGCATGAGCGGCTCGTCGCGAAGAGAGAGCATGGCATAGACCCGGATCGGCAAAGTACCGTCTGTTTCGAGCGCTTCGAAAACCTCCATCGAACGCGTATCGGCCCCGGCTTCATGGACCGTCACAAAACCGTCCCGTGCCATTTGCTGCAAACCCTTGCGGGTCTGCCGCTTCATGGTTTCAAGCGGAGTGGGCGGTATCGCGTCATCCAGCATCGTGGTCGCGCGGTTGAGGAACAGGCCGCTTGGCTGGCCGTCCGTTCCTGTGCGCATCTCGCCGCCCTCAGGCACCGGGGTTTCGCCGGTCAATCCGCCAGCGTCCAAGGCCGCCTGATTGGCCCATAGGGCAAACCCGTGAAGGCTTCGCAGCACTACCGGATGATCGGGTACGGCTGCGCTCAGCAGGGCTTTGTCCGGATACCGGTTGGCCCAGGCACCTTCGTCCCAGCCTGCTCCGAAAATCCATTCGCCAGCTGGCACCGATTTCGCCCGTGCTGCGACCAGCGCGACAGCCTCTTCCTGTGTGGCGACATCCGTCAGGTCGACCGCGTCGAGCTTGGCGCCGAATTCGACCACGTGCGTGTGGGAATCGACGAGGCCGGGGACCAATGTCGCGCCCTCCAGATCAACGAGGCGCGTATTGGCGCCTTCATAGGCCATGGCGCCCGTTGACGTGCCTGCGAAAACGATCACGCCATCATCGATTGCCACGGCCTGGGCATCGGGCCGCCAACCCGCCTCGCTCCATGGTGCATCGGAAGCAGGATTGCCTTCGCCGTCCGGCTCGCTCCAATCGAGCGAATAGACCCGGGCATTCACCAAAATAAGGTCTGCAGGGTCAACCTGCGCTTGCCCCAGAGTCTTGGGCGCGCAAGCCGCCAGGACGAGCAATCCGGATGCCAGCGCCACCTGTTTTGCGGCCTTGGCGTATGCAGAATATCCCATAGACCTCCGTGAGGCGTCCGGCGCAATCGCCCGAAGCCCTCTCCCCATCACGATTTCCCTGTGCACACCGCAGCAAGTTTCGGCGCGCAGATCAAGCTTGGCCGTTGCCGAGCCCCGCCAGCACTTCATAACCCAGCACTGCGGCTGCGACCGCAGCATTGAGGCTGTCGGCACGGCCTTTCATCGGCATCTGCACGCGCAGGTCGCAGGCCGTCTCGTATTCCTCGGGCAGGCCGCGGCTTTCATTCCCGACCATGACGAAGCACGGCGCAGCATAGGGCGCGCCGCGATAGGGCTGCGCGTCACGAAGCGAGGCCGCCACAAGCTGCCCCTTTGCGCTGCGCAGCCAGGGCTCGAACTCGTTCCAGGTCGCGCGCGCGATCTTTTGCGTGAATACGGCCCCCATACTGGCGCGCACCGCCTCGACGCTGAAGGGGTCAGCGCAATCATCGATCAGGATAACGCCGCCAGCACCGATCGCATCACCGGTGCGCAGCATGGTGCCAAGATTGCCGGGATCGCGCAGCGCCTGTGCGACAAGCCATATGTCCGCGCTCGACCGGTCCAGCGTGCCGAGCGAAGTGTCGAATTCCGCGAACACGCCGGCAACGGCTTGGGGATTGTCCTTGCCGGTGATCTTGCTGAGGATGTCGGGCGACGTTTCGATGACTTCACCGCCCGCTGCTTCGACCGCGGTTTCCAGCGCGGTCAAGAGGGGGTGGGGATCGCGCTTGCTCGACAGGACCAGAACTTCCGGCACATGACCGCATTCGCGCGCATCGGTGAGCAGGCGCAGGCCCTCGGCGAGGAATTTGCCCGCCGCCTTGCGGTGCTTCTTCTCGCGCAGCGCCCGGAGCGCCTTTACCGTGGGATTGGAAAATCCGGTAATGACCCGGCGTTCGAACCTTTCGGGGCTCGTCATGTCAGGGTTCCCCGAAACCATCCTCGATCATGGCGCAGAGGTCGGCCATGACAGCAGCGGCATTGTCACCGCTCACGATCAATTCAATCATATCGCCCTTGGCCGCGCCGAGCATCATCAGCCCCAGGATCGAGCCACCCTCAGCCTCGTTGCTGCCCTTGGCAACGCGCACGGTGCATCCGTCGGGAATTTCCGCAACTGCGCCGACGAACTTCGCACTGGCCCGGGCGTGCAGACCGCGCTGGTTGACCACGGTGAGCTGTTTGCGAAGCTCGCTCAACTTGCCTTCCGCGCGCTGTCGATATCCTGGCCGAGGAATTCGCTGGCCACGGTAATGTAACTGCGTCCGGCGGTTTGCGCTGCATGGACCGCATCGACGACATTCATCGACTTGCGCGCACCGGCGAGGCGGATCAGCATCGGCAGGTTGATCCCGGCGATAACTTCGATCCGACCAGCGTCGAGCAACGAGATCGCGAGATTGGACGGTGTCCCGCCGAACAGGTCGGTCAGGATAATCGCGCCGTCACCGTCGTCCACCTTGGCGATAGCGTCGGCGATATCCTTGCGCCGCTGCTCCATATCGTCGTTCGGACCGATGCAGATAGTTGCAACGTTTTCCTGACGACCCACTACGTGCTCCATCGCCTCGATGAAGTGTTCGGCCAAACTGCCGTGTGTGACGAGAATCATACCGATCATGCGATGCGAGCCGTACGTTGCTTTCCGAAGGATTTAGTCTTGTCTTTCGACCATTTGCGGCGAGGGAATCAGCGGCGCTCGAGCGGATCGGCGGGGCGGCTTCCCAAATTTCTATGAATGACCGTGGGCGAAAATCCTGCCTCGCGCAAGACCTCTGCCGCGCGTTCCGCACTGTAGACAGACCGGTGCCTCCCCCCGGTACATCCAAAGGCGATGTTCAGATAGCTGCGC
This genomic window contains:
- a CDS encoding amidohydrolase, whose amino-acid sequence is MGYSAYAKAAKQVALASGLLVLAACAPKTLGQAQVDPADLILVNARVYSLDWSEPDGEGNPASDAPWSEAGWRPDAQAVAIDDGVIVFAGTSTGAMAYEGANTRLVDLEGATLVPGLVDSHTHVVEFGAKLDAVDLTDVATQEEAVALVAARAKSVPAGEWIFGAGWDEGAWANRYPDKALLSAAVPDHPVVLRSLHGFALWANQAALDAGGLTGETPVPEGGEMRTGTDGQPSGLFLNRATTMLDDAIPPTPLETMKRQTRKGLQQMARDGFVTVHEAGADTRSMEVFEALETDGTLPIRVYAMLSLRDEPLMRRWIAKGPDSDADSMLVTRAVKAYYDGALGSRGARLLKDYADRPGHRGVSGSGYGFDRGLNAAAMEAGFQVGIHAIGDAGNREALGIIEAAFSQFPDARQGRHRIEHAQVIAPEDMDRFAELGVIASMEPPHAVEDKTWAEDRLGAERIRGAYAWRTLRRNGARLTFNADNPGSDHSIFYGLHAAVTRRDKQLQPAGGWYPDEAVTIEEALRAYTSWSAYAGFREAETGIIKPGRWADLTVMDIDPFALAQQDPAAILRGQIVMTVVNGKIVYER
- a CDS encoding TrmH family RNA methyltransferase translates to MTSPERFERRVITGFSNPTVKALRALREKKHRKAAGKFLAEGLRLLTDARECGHVPEVLVLSSKRDPHPLLTALETAVEAAGGEVIETSPDILSKITGKDNPQAVAGVFAEFDTSLGTLDRSSADIWLVAQALRDPGNLGTMLRTGDAIGAGGVILIDDCADPFSVEAVRASMGAVFTQKIARATWNEFEPWLRSAKGQLVAASLRDAQPYRGAPYAAPCFVMVGNESRGLPEEYETACDLRVQMPMKGRADSLNAAVAAAVLGYEVLAGLGNGQA
- a CDS encoding HPr family phosphocarrier protein produces the protein MSELRKQLTVVNQRGLHARASAKFVGAVAEIPDGCTVRVAKGSNEAEGGSILGLMMLGAAKGDMIELIVSGDNAAAVMADLCAMIEDGFGEP
- a CDS encoding PTS sugar transporter subunit IIA; this encodes MIGMILVTHGSLAEHFIEAMEHVVGRQENVATICIGPNDDMEQRRKDIADAIAKVDDGDGAIILTDLFGGTPSNLAISLLDAGRIEVIAGINLPMLIRLAGARKSMNVVDAVHAAQTAGRSYITVASEFLGQDIDSARKAS